A region from the Vicia villosa cultivar HV-30 ecotype Madison, WI linkage group LG3, Vvil1.0, whole genome shotgun sequence genome encodes:
- the LOC131662679 gene encoding nodulin-26-like isoform X2, which yields MCLCLISATPTTLEEANATECILRNLRNLNLKMRVTNQMLWSTICKQRFLPRIYRLLCSFLAKGLIGEVVGTYFLIFAGCASIIVNNNHDNVVTLDGIAIVWGLTLLVLIYSLGHIFGAHFNPAVTIAFASTRRFLLIQVNKTHKLFTL from the exons ATGTGCCTCTGTCTTATatcag CTACTCCTACAACATTAGAGGAGGCCAATGCTACTGAATGCATATTAAGAAATTTAAG GaatctcaatctgaaaatgagagTGACAAATCAGATGTTGTGGAGCACAAT ATGTAAACAAAGATTCCTCCCAAGAATCTACAGACTCCTATGTTCCTTTCTTGCAAAAGGT TTGATAGGAGAGGTTGTGGGAACATATTTCTTGATATTTGCTGGATGTGCTTCGATTATTGTGAACAACAACCATGACAACGTTGTCACGCTTGATGGTATTGCGATTGTCTGGGGACTTACTTTGTTGGTGTTGATTTACTCTCTCGGTCATATCTTCGGTGCTCATTTCAATCCTGCTGTTACCATTGCTTTTGCTAGCACAAGGAGGTTTCTATTAATACAGGTCAACAAAACACACAAGCTTTTTACTCTATAA
- the LOC131662679 gene encoding nodulin-26-like isoform X3, with the protein MANDNSARFETNDIENNGTVLDVNKDSSQESTDSYVPFLQKLIGEVVGTYFLIFAGCASIIVNNNHDNVVTLDGIAIVWGLTLLVLIYSLGHIFGAHFNPAVTIAFASTRRFLLIQVNKTHKLFTL; encoded by the exons ATGGCTAATGATAACTCAGCAAGATTTGAAACCAATGATATTGAAAACAATGGTACTGTTTTAGATGTAAACAAAGATTCCTCCCAAGAATCTACAGACTCCTATGTTCCTTTCTTGCAAAAG TTGATAGGAGAGGTTGTGGGAACATATTTCTTGATATTTGCTGGATGTGCTTCGATTATTGTGAACAACAACCATGACAACGTTGTCACGCTTGATGGTATTGCGATTGTCTGGGGACTTACTTTGTTGGTGTTGATTTACTCTCTCGGTCATATCTTCGGTGCTCATTTCAATCCTGCTGTTACCATTGCTTTTGCTAGCACAAGGAGGTTTCTATTAATACAGGTCAACAAAACACACAAGCTTTTTACTCTATAA
- the LOC131662679 gene encoding uncharacterized protein LOC131662679 isoform X1, whose product MGFSSVSKFNMALLYFNIYRGIFHILDWVYIVNAHIISGIRIVGGLKFKVCIDRTAIQHSSFCKFFFMLPFIIFKLPFTSAASYRTYVRHRDATCRSDSHIFQQRFRRIRTEPTVFVVHHIQPANEQPTTASSFKAEQQPSSSLSGFLIIALLNWEGKWCMVALLTSDAIPKLESMNLGLTHPPTTCPIPSTLLQLIESMVTLTDCTAWKLYQVIVEYLQKIDQKLDGAKRDWLAIYDECASVLYQVEARKSVPRDDQNVFSISNNNTHGSTGPTPIRTKNLIE is encoded by the exons ATGGGTTTCTCATCTGTATCTAAATTCAATATGgctttgttatattttaatatctACAGGGGAATCTTTCACATATTGGATTGGGTTTACATTGTAAATGCTCACATAATCTCTGGTATTAGAATCGTGGGTGGACTAAAATTTAAGGTCTGTATCGATAGGACAGCAATACAACACTCCTCATTCTGTAAGTTTTTTTTCATGTTACCATTCATCATTTTCAAGTTGCCATTCACTTCAGCCGCATCTTACAGGACATACGTACGACATCGCGATGCAACCTGCAGATCCGATTCACATATCTTTCAACAGCGGTTCAGGCGCATTAGAACAGAGCCAACAGTTTTCGTCGTTCATCACATACAACCTGCAAACGAACAACCAACAACAGCATCATCATTCAAAGCAGAACAACAACCTTCATCATCACTATCG GGCTTCTTAATTATTGCCTTGCTGAACTGGGAGGGAAAGTGGTGTATGGTGGCATTGTTAACATCAGACGCAATCCCGAAACTGGAGTCAATGAATTTAG GACTGACGCACCCTCCTACTACATGCCCCATTCCATCTACTTTACTACAGCTTATTGAGAGCATGGTAACATTGACAGATTGCACAGCCTGGAAGTTGTATCAA GTTATTGTTGAATATCTTCAAAAAATTGATCAAAAGTTGGATGGTGCAAAGAGGGATTGGCTTGCTATTTATGATGAATGTGCCTCTGTCTTATatcag GTTGAAGCAAGAAAATCTGTCCCTAGAGATGATCAGAACGTGTTTAGCATAAGCAACAACAACACTCATGGGTCGACGGGTCCTACTCCTATCCGCACAAAGAATCTAATTGAATAA